In one Streptomyces sp. NBC_01241 genomic region, the following are encoded:
- a CDS encoding Zn-dependent alcohol dehydrogenase produces MRAAVLHEIGQDKLEVLDDVEAVGFGPGKVKLRIRATGLCHSDVSAMSGVLPQPAPFIPGHEGAGEVLDVGDGVTGLSEGDRVLVCWLPACGACPSCKRGQTQLCLAGFMNAGTPNFKRPGGDVFGFAGTGTFTEEVVVGAGCAVPIPDDVPFEIAALIGCGVTTGLGAAINTAQVEAGSSVAVIGCGGVGISTIQGARVQGAAQIVAVDPVASRREAALRFGATEAVSPDEFADAKQRITAGEGFDYVFEVVGKSATARTAYENTRRGGTLCVVGAGAMDDNFQVNMFELFFDEKRILPSMYGGGDVLRSYERAIALWRAGRIDLESMITHRVRLDGINDALDQMRTGESLRTCIEL; encoded by the coding sequence ATGCGCGCAGCCGTACTGCACGAGATAGGCCAGGACAAGCTCGAAGTCCTCGACGACGTCGAGGCAGTGGGCTTCGGTCCCGGCAAGGTCAAGCTTCGCATCCGGGCCACCGGACTGTGTCACTCCGACGTCTCCGCGATGAGCGGCGTACTGCCGCAGCCCGCCCCGTTCATCCCGGGGCACGAGGGCGCGGGCGAGGTCCTGGACGTCGGCGACGGCGTCACCGGGCTGAGCGAGGGGGACCGGGTGCTGGTCTGCTGGCTGCCCGCGTGCGGGGCTTGTCCGTCCTGCAAACGCGGCCAGACCCAGCTCTGCCTGGCCGGCTTCATGAACGCGGGCACGCCCAACTTCAAGCGCCCCGGGGGAGATGTCTTCGGCTTCGCGGGCACCGGCACCTTCACCGAGGAGGTCGTCGTCGGCGCGGGCTGCGCCGTGCCGATCCCCGACGACGTGCCGTTCGAGATCGCCGCGCTGATCGGCTGCGGGGTGACCACCGGGCTCGGCGCGGCCATCAACACCGCACAGGTGGAAGCCGGTTCGTCGGTCGCCGTGATCGGCTGCGGCGGCGTCGGCATCTCCACCATCCAGGGCGCCAGGGTGCAGGGCGCCGCGCAGATCGTGGCCGTGGACCCGGTCGCGTCCCGGCGCGAGGCGGCCCTGCGGTTCGGCGCGACGGAGGCGGTGTCCCCGGACGAGTTCGCCGACGCCAAGCAGCGGATCACCGCGGGCGAGGGCTTCGACTACGTCTTCGAGGTCGTCGGCAAGTCGGCCACCGCCCGCACGGCGTACGAGAACACCCGGCGCGGCGGCACCCTCTGCGTCGTCGGTGCGGGCGCCATGGACGACAACTTCCAGGTCAACATGTTCGAGCTGTTCTTCGACGAGAAGCGGATCCTGCCCTCCATGTACGGGGGAGGGGACGTGCTCCGCTCGTACGAACGGGCCATCGCGCTCTGGCGGGCCGGCCGCATCGACCTCGAATCGATGATCACCCACCGGGTGCGGCTCGACGGCATCAACGACGCCCTCGACCAGATGAGGACCGGCGAGTCGCTGCGCACCTGCATCGAACTCTGA
- a CDS encoding MFS transporter: protein MPQTTNGQHAGELHDPRPRKAGGGVVPVLAFAGITVAVMQTLLVPVIKDLPALLHTDPSNATWVMTATLLAGAVSTPIMGRLGDLYGKRKMLLASLAVMVIGSLICAFTDDLVVMIGGRALQGFAMGAIPLGIGIMRDELPREKLGSAMALMSSSIGVGGGLALPAAALVAQHSDWHTLFFGSAGLGVLSMALTFLAVPEPTLRAPGRFDLIGALGLSLGLVCLLLPITKGSDWGWTSGTTLGLIAAALVILVLWGLFELRSPAPLVDLRTTARREVLLTNLASIMVGVAFYAVSLVLPQLLQLPVSTGYGLGRSMVVAGLCVAPLGLTMMFVAPLYARLSARRGPKVSLMLGMLIIAIGYGAGLGLMSAPWQTVVIAVVIGAGIGLAYSSLPALIIGAVDPSETGAATGLNTLMRSIGTSVSSAVIGMVLANTSVRTGGVPLPSMEGFRISFGIAAGAVVIGLVLATFLPSQRDAMRPALLASSEDDASAPALSTSRPVTGSGGFRGRVLDADGKPVARANVTLIDHRGRQAGLTVADEDGHYLLAAPSRGAYVLAGSATGYAPRAYPAAYPGDGLPVDADLVLAISAPERRTAVSS, encoded by the coding sequence ATGCCACAGACGACGAACGGACAGCACGCCGGGGAACTCCACGATCCGCGGCCGCGCAAGGCGGGCGGCGGGGTCGTCCCCGTGCTCGCCTTCGCGGGCATCACCGTCGCGGTGATGCAGACCCTGCTCGTCCCCGTCATCAAGGATCTGCCCGCCCTTCTGCACACCGATCCGTCCAACGCCACCTGGGTGATGACCGCGACCCTGCTGGCGGGGGCCGTCTCGACGCCGATCATGGGGCGGCTCGGCGATCTCTACGGCAAGCGCAAGATGCTGCTCGCCAGTCTCGCCGTGATGGTGATCGGTTCTCTGATATGCGCCTTCACCGACGATCTCGTCGTCATGATCGGGGGGCGCGCGCTCCAGGGCTTCGCCATGGGCGCCATCCCGCTGGGCATCGGCATCATGCGTGACGAGCTGCCGCGCGAGAAGCTCGGCTCGGCGATGGCGCTGATGAGTTCGTCGATCGGGGTGGGCGGCGGACTCGCGCTGCCCGCCGCCGCGCTGGTCGCCCAGCACTCCGACTGGCACACCCTGTTCTTCGGCTCGGCCGGTCTCGGTGTGCTGTCGATGGCGCTGACCTTCCTCGCCGTCCCCGAGCCCACGCTGCGCGCGCCCGGCCGCTTCGATCTCATCGGCGCACTCGGGCTCTCGCTCGGGCTGGTCTGTCTGCTGCTGCCCATCACCAAGGGCAGTGACTGGGGCTGGACCTCGGGAACCACGCTCGGACTGATCGCCGCCGCCCTGGTGATTCTCGTCCTGTGGGGCCTCTTCGAGCTGCGCAGCCCGGCGCCGCTGGTCGACCTGCGGACCACGGCCCGGCGCGAGGTGCTGCTCACCAACCTCGCCTCGATCATGGTCGGGGTCGCGTTCTACGCCGTCTCGCTGGTCCTGCCGCAGCTGCTCCAGCTGCCGGTGTCGACGGGGTACGGACTCGGCCGGTCGATGGTGGTCGCGGGGCTGTGCGTGGCGCCGCTCGGTCTGACGATGATGTTCGTCGCCCCGCTGTACGCCCGGCTGTCCGCCCGCCGGGGCCCCAAGGTGTCGCTGATGCTCGGCATGCTGATCATCGCGATCGGTTACGGGGCGGGGCTCGGGCTGATGAGCGCCCCGTGGCAGACCGTGGTGATCGCGGTGGTGATCGGGGCCGGTATCGGACTCGCGTACTCCTCGCTGCCCGCGCTGATCATCGGGGCCGTCGATCCGTCCGAGACGGGTGCGGCCACCGGCCTGAACACCCTGATGCGGTCGATCGGTACGTCGGTGTCGAGCGCCGTGATCGGCATGGTGCTGGCCAACACCTCGGTGCGGACGGGCGGGGTGCCGCTGCCGTCGATGGAGGGGTTCCGCATCTCGTTCGGGATCGCGGCGGGTGCGGTGGTGATCGGGCTGGTGCTGGCCACGTTCCTGCCGTCGCAGCGCGACGCGATGCGCCCGGCGCTGCTGGCGAGCAGCGAGGACGACGCGTCGGCCCCCGCACTCTCCACGTCCCGTCCCGTGACCGGTTCGGGCGGCTTCCGCGGCCGGGTGCTGGACGCGGACGGTAAGCCGGTGGCCCGCGCCAACGTCACGCTGATCGACCACCGGGGCCGGCAGGCCGGGCTCACCGTGGCGGACGAGGACGGCCACTACCTGCTGGCCGCCCCGTCCCGCGGCGCCTACGTGCTGGCCGGGTCGGCCACCGGATACGCGCCGCGCGCCTACCCGGCGGCCTACCCCGGCGACGGGCTGCCGGTCGACGCCGATCTGGTGCTGGCGATCAGCGCACCGGAGCGTCGAACCGCGGTGTCGTCGTGA
- a CDS encoding lipid-transfer protein, with protein MKAYIVGVGMTKFEKPETRDWQYWDMAKEAGTAALADASLAYEQIQQAVVGYCFQASTAGQRAVYELGLTGVPVYNVNNNCATGSTALMMARQFVEGGGSDCVLALGFEKMTRGALGGGGADGGAADFKTSPVARHYGIMAAAHGFEMSPPTAQIFGNAAREHMERYGTTEAQLAAVGAKNHRHSVNNPYAQFQDPYTVEEILAAKIIHRPLTKLQCSPTSDGAAAAVVVSERFVEEHGLGDRAVEIVAQAMTTDTGDSFASGTCVDAVGQPMSRAAARQVYEASGLSAADLDVIELHDCFSINELLTYEALGLCGEGESGKLVESGATTYGGRWVVNPSGGLISKGHPLGATGIAQAAELTWQLRGEAQGRQVKDARIGLAHNIGLGGAAVVTLLRR; from the coding sequence ATGAAGGCGTACATCGTCGGTGTCGGAATGACGAAGTTCGAGAAGCCCGAGACCCGCGACTGGCAGTACTGGGACATGGCGAAGGAGGCCGGGACGGCGGCGCTCGCCGATGCCTCCCTCGCGTACGAGCAGATCCAGCAGGCCGTCGTCGGCTACTGCTTCCAGGCATCCACCGCCGGTCAGCGCGCCGTGTACGAACTCGGACTGACCGGAGTGCCCGTCTACAACGTCAACAACAACTGCGCCACCGGCTCCACGGCGCTGATGATGGCCCGGCAGTTCGTCGAGGGCGGCGGCAGCGACTGCGTCCTCGCGCTCGGCTTCGAGAAGATGACGCGCGGCGCGCTCGGGGGCGGTGGTGCCGACGGGGGTGCCGCGGATTTCAAGACATCACCCGTCGCCCGGCACTACGGGATCATGGCCGCCGCCCACGGTTTCGAGATGAGCCCGCCCACCGCCCAGATATTCGGCAACGCGGCCCGCGAGCACATGGAACGCTACGGGACGACCGAGGCGCAGCTCGCCGCGGTCGGCGCCAAGAACCACCGGCACTCGGTGAACAACCCGTACGCCCAGTTCCAGGACCCGTACACGGTCGAGGAGATCCTCGCCGCGAAGATCATCCACCGCCCGCTGACCAAACTCCAGTGCTCACCCACCTCCGACGGGGCGGCCGCCGCCGTCGTCGTATCGGAACGCTTCGTCGAGGAGCACGGTCTGGGCGACCGGGCCGTCGAGATCGTCGCCCAGGCCATGACCACCGACACCGGCGACTCCTTCGCCTCCGGTACCTGCGTCGACGCCGTGGGACAGCCGATGTCGCGCGCCGCCGCCCGGCAGGTGTACGAGGCCTCGGGGCTTTCGGCCGCCGACCTCGACGTCATCGAGCTGCACGACTGCTTCTCCATCAACGAACTCCTCACCTACGAGGCGCTCGGCCTGTGCGGCGAGGGGGAGTCCGGCAAGCTCGTCGAGTCGGGGGCCACCACGTACGGCGGCCGATGGGTGGTCAACCCGTCCGGCGGACTGATCTCCAAGGGACACCCGCTCGGCGCCACCGGAATCGCCCAGGCCGCGGAACTGACCTGGCAGCTCAGGGGAGAGGCGCAGGGGCGGCAGGTGAAGGACGCCCGGATCGGCCTTGCGCACAACATCGGGCTCGGCGGGGCAGCGGTGGTGACGTTGCTGCGGCGGTAG
- a CDS encoding response regulator transcription factor, protein MTDMPGGRPSKCVRVLLAEDQGMMRGALALLLGLEPDIEVVAQVAAGDEIVNAALLSRPDVALLDIELPGRSGLDAAAELREEVPDCRVLILTTFGRPGYLRRAMEAGAAGFLVKDGPVEELATAIRQVLRGETVIDPALAAAALSAGPSPLTARERDALNASVDGATVADIAAKLHLSESTVRNYLSSAIGKTGTRNRMEAVRAARQQGWL, encoded by the coding sequence ATGACTGACATGCCCGGCGGGCGGCCCTCGAAGTGTGTACGTGTCCTGCTCGCCGAGGACCAGGGCATGATGCGCGGTGCGCTGGCCCTGCTGCTCGGTCTGGAGCCGGACATCGAGGTCGTCGCGCAGGTGGCCGCCGGGGACGAGATCGTGAACGCCGCCCTGCTGTCCCGCCCCGATGTGGCGCTGCTGGACATCGAGCTCCCGGGCCGCAGCGGTCTGGACGCCGCCGCCGAGCTGCGCGAGGAGGTGCCGGACTGCCGGGTGCTGATCCTGACCACGTTCGGCCGGCCCGGCTATCTGCGCCGGGCCATGGAGGCCGGGGCCGCGGGGTTCCTGGTCAAGGACGGCCCCGTCGAGGAACTCGCCACCGCGATCCGCCAGGTGCTCAGGGGCGAGACGGTGATCGACCCGGCGCTGGCCGCCGCCGCGCTCAGCGCCGGGCCGAGTCCGCTGACCGCGCGGGAACGGGACGCGCTGAACGCCTCCGTGGACGGGGCGACGGTCGCCGACATCGCGGCGAAGCTGCATCTGTCCGAGTCGACAGTGCGCAACTATCTGTCGTCGGCCATCGGTAAGACGGGCACCCGCAATCGCATGGAGGCGGTCCGGGCGGCGCGGCAACAGGGTTGGCTGTAG
- a CDS encoding ABC transporter ATP-binding protein, whose protein sequence is MKQTTGSSAAVVLTAVVKTFGRAGRTVRAVDGIDLSIGRGETVALLGRNGAGKSTAIGLLLGLNEPDSGRVRVLGRTPGQAVRAGLVGAMLQDGRPIQRVTVRELIAFVASTYPRPMPVAEALSLAGVSTYANRRIDKLSGGQTQRVRFAVALAGNPELIVLDEPTAALDVEARRTFWDSMRAYARRGNTVLFSTHYLEEADENADRIVVVDRGRVVADGSGDTIRGSAGSSLVSFDLAGRPAGGLELLPGVVTVEVSGDRALLHTDDSDATVMELARLGAIRDLQVSRATLEDAFLSLTSPAAAVPVSDSGSKSGSESESDFEGETV, encoded by the coding sequence ATGAAGCAGACAACGGGGAGTTCGGCCGCGGTGGTCCTCACCGCGGTGGTCAAGACCTTCGGCCGGGCGGGGCGGACCGTACGAGCCGTGGACGGGATCGATCTGTCCATCGGCCGCGGCGAGACCGTGGCCCTGCTGGGCCGCAACGGCGCGGGCAAGTCCACCGCCATCGGCCTCCTGCTGGGGCTGAACGAGCCGGACTCCGGCCGGGTGCGGGTGCTGGGCCGGACCCCCGGGCAGGCGGTCCGGGCCGGTCTGGTCGGCGCGATGCTCCAGGACGGGCGGCCCATCCAGCGCGTCACCGTCCGCGAACTGATCGCCTTCGTCGCCTCCACCTACCCGCGGCCGATGCCGGTGGCCGAGGCGCTCTCGCTGGCGGGCGTCTCCACGTACGCGAACCGGCGCATCGACAAGCTCTCCGGCGGCCAGACCCAGCGCGTCCGCTTCGCCGTCGCGCTGGCCGGCAACCCCGAGCTGATCGTCCTGGACGAGCCGACCGCCGCTCTGGACGTGGAGGCACGCCGCACGTTCTGGGACTCGATGCGGGCCTACGCCCGGCGCGGCAACACCGTCCTCTTCTCCACCCACTACCTGGAGGAGGCCGACGAGAACGCCGACCGGATCGTCGTCGTCGACCGGGGCCGGGTCGTCGCGGACGGCAGCGGGGACACGATCAGGGGCTCGGCCGGCAGCAGTCTCGTCTCCTTCGACCTGGCGGGCCGGCCGGCCGGGGGCCTGGAGCTGCTGCCCGGGGTCGTGACCGTCGAGGTGTCCGGGGACCGGGCGCTGCTGCACACGGACGACTCGGACGCCACCGTCATGGAGCTGGCCCGGCTGGGCGCGATCCGTGACCTCCAGGTCTCCCGGGCCACGCTGGAGGACGCGTTCCTCTCCTTGACCTCACCGGCCGCCGCAGTGCCCGTAAGCGACTCCGGGTCCAAGTCCGGGTCCGAGTCCGAGTCCGACTTCGAAGGGGAGACCGTGTGA
- a CDS encoding sensor histidine kinase yields MARNRTDTGANARPGRWRNRRRRRDNRRPGPPGPYTLLPWLLMGLGSFSNLFQGEAPNPWLGGLGLLTFNSLYVSVVFRGFHKKKRESPVTYWLLTAMATVTFALAIGYGGSWLLFFPLLSLACGTVLRHRQLAAGLLSLAVVATLVAVWRGNGGSDPWTIGYGTFISGAVTAAILTLAETVMELRATRQELARTAVEKERLRFSRDLHDLLGHTLSVIVVKSEAARRLAPRDMNAALTQVADIESVGRQALTEIREAVTGYREGSLATELDRARSALTAAGIEPVLRRSGPPLAPQSEALLGWVVREAVTNVVRHSHATTCSFVVDGNAERVRLTVTDDGRGPGAPATPGIGGTGLTGLTERLAATGGSLRAGPGPQGGFVLTAELPAELPAKLAADMPVGMPDEAASGAASDPPRARER; encoded by the coding sequence ATGGCCAGGAACCGGACGGACACGGGGGCGAATGCCCGCCCGGGGAGATGGCGGAACCGGCGCAGACGGCGCGACAACCGGCGCCCGGGACCGCCCGGACCGTACACCCTGCTGCCCTGGCTGCTGATGGGCCTGGGCTCCTTCTCCAACCTCTTCCAGGGAGAGGCCCCCAACCCGTGGCTCGGCGGCCTCGGGCTGCTCACCTTCAACTCCCTCTACGTCTCTGTGGTGTTCCGCGGCTTCCACAAGAAGAAGCGTGAAAGCCCGGTCACGTACTGGCTGCTCACCGCGATGGCCACCGTGACGTTCGCGCTGGCGATCGGCTACGGCGGCAGCTGGCTGCTGTTCTTCCCGCTGCTCTCGCTGGCCTGCGGCACCGTCCTGCGCCACCGGCAGCTCGCCGCCGGCCTGCTCTCGCTGGCCGTGGTCGCCACCCTCGTCGCGGTGTGGCGCGGCAACGGCGGCTCGGACCCGTGGACCATCGGCTACGGCACGTTCATCTCGGGCGCGGTGACGGCCGCGATCCTCACCCTCGCGGAGACCGTGATGGAACTGCGCGCCACCCGGCAGGAGTTGGCCCGTACGGCCGTCGAGAAGGAGCGGCTGCGGTTCTCCCGCGATCTGCACGACCTGCTGGGCCACACCCTCTCCGTGATCGTGGTCAAGTCGGAGGCCGCGCGCCGCCTCGCACCGCGCGACATGAACGCCGCGCTCACCCAGGTCGCCGACATAGAGTCCGTCGGCCGCCAGGCCCTCACCGAGATCCGGGAGGCCGTCACCGGCTATCGGGAGGGGAGCCTCGCGACCGAACTGGACCGGGCCCGGTCCGCGCTGACCGCCGCCGGGATCGAGCCGGTGCTCCGCCGCTCGGGACCGCCGCTCGCCCCGCAGTCGGAGGCGCTGCTGGGCTGGGTGGTGCGGGAGGCCGTCACCAACGTCGTACGCCACTCCCACGCCACCACCTGCTCGTTCGTGGTCGACGGCAACGCCGAACGGGTCCGGCTGACGGTCACGGACGACGGCCGCGGCCCCGGCGCACCGGCCACACCCGGCATCGGCGGCACCGGACTGACCGGCCTCACCGAGCGCCTCGCCGCGACGGGCGGCTCGCTGCGGGCGGGCCCGGGGCCGCAGGGCGGCTTCGTCCTCACCGCGGAACTCCCGGCGGAACTCCCGGCAAAACTCGCGGCGGACATGCCGGTCGGCATGCCGGACGAGGCCGCTTCCGGCGCAGCATCAGACCCCCCTCGCGCGCGGGAGAGGTGA
- a CDS encoding MaoC/PaaZ C-terminal domain-containing protein: protein MPIDAEKAVAAEPRSTRISWDHKDVQLYHLGIGAGADPVRADPATDPGELRYTLESRLQVLPSFATVAGAGMGVVGGLSSPGVDVDLANVLHGAQSVRVHRPIPVKGSAVQTSKVAAVYDKGKAAVLVLRTEAADDEGPLWTNDAQIFVRGEGGFGGERGPSGRMVHPAIAPNHIVERPIRPDQALLYRLSGDWNPLHADPEFARLAGFDRPILHGLCTYGMTLKAVTDTVLGGDVTRIRSYRTRFVGVVFPGETLRIEMWTGGDEVRVEVRAVERDNAVVLGDTFVEHS, encoded by the coding sequence ATGCCCATTGATGCCGAAAAGGCTGTTGCCGCCGAACCCCGGTCCACCCGGATCAGCTGGGACCACAAGGACGTCCAGCTCTACCACCTGGGGATCGGCGCGGGTGCCGATCCGGTCCGGGCCGACCCGGCCACCGACCCCGGAGAGCTGCGCTACACCCTGGAGTCCCGGCTCCAGGTGCTGCCCTCCTTCGCCACCGTCGCGGGTGCGGGCATGGGCGTCGTCGGCGGCCTCTCCTCGCCGGGCGTCGACGTCGACCTCGCCAACGTCCTGCACGGCGCGCAGAGCGTACGGGTGCACCGGCCGATCCCCGTGAAGGGCAGCGCCGTACAGACCTCGAAGGTCGCCGCGGTGTACGACAAGGGCAAGGCGGCCGTACTGGTGCTGCGTACCGAGGCCGCCGACGACGAGGGTCCGCTGTGGACCAACGACGCCCAGATCTTCGTCCGGGGCGAGGGCGGTTTCGGCGGTGAGCGCGGCCCGTCCGGGCGGATGGTCCATCCCGCCATCGCCCCCAACCACATCGTGGAGCGTCCGATCCGCCCGGACCAGGCGCTGCTGTACCGCCTCTCCGGGGACTGGAACCCGCTCCACGCCGACCCCGAGTTCGCCAGGCTCGCCGGCTTCGACCGGCCGATCCTGCACGGGCTGTGCACCTACGGCATGACACTCAAGGCCGTCACCGACACGGTGCTCGGTGGCGATGTGACCCGTATCCGCTCCTACCGCACCCGGTTCGTCGGGGTCGTCTTCCCCGGCGAGACCCTCCGCATCGAGATGTGGACCGGCGGGGACGAGGTGCGGGTCGAGGTGAGGGCCGTCGAGCGGGACAACGCCGTGGTCCTCGGTGACACCTTCGTCGAACACTCCTGA
- a CDS encoding acyl-CoA dehydrogenase — protein sequence MGIGITEEQRELAQAVRGWLARAVPSEEIRKLLDADAPDSPGVRPGYWDGLAEQGLLAIHLPEECGGGGGQLLDLAVVLEEAGRAALPGPYLASVLASAVLHTAGSGEPTREPAGEPVREPVPEPAGEPVHVPVRESASGPVGGPVRDLIHGLAAGARVGAVALGPGTLTAVEHGDGHLLDGTAPPVLSGADADLLLLSAESATGTLWFAVDADAEGLTVRPHRSADPTRPTAEIRAEGVLVPAERVVRTDTARVRDLAAVLFSAEACGTAAKALHTATEHAKVREQFGRPIGQFQGIKHLCADMLVRVERARALVWDAARAAEEAEGEATLDVRSMVAALAASDALDAAYGCAKDCIQILGGIGFTWEHDAHLYLRRTVMARQLLGAGDAHRLRAVRLAESGARRELALELPAGAAAYRAEAREAVAVARGLDPKAARRALAPTGYAAPYLPDPYGLGAGPVQQLVVQQELKEQGVKLSDLGIATWVVPSLLAHGTAAQQDRYLLPTLRGELLWCQLFSEPGAGSDLASLRTRAERTGEGWRINGQKVWTSAAQWADHGILLARTDPDAPKHQGLSYFLVDMKNTEGIDIRPLKEITGDSLFNEVYFDDVLLPADAVVGEIDDGWRVARNTLGNERVHMADQMTFDTGLEALIARSGELDGTYRARIGALAAEAHALACIGLRTTLQQVSGLEPGAGASVRKLVQTAHQQKVAELALELLGPAGAVGEGAGERALHGFLMSRCLTIAGGTTQVQLNVVAERILGLPRD from the coding sequence ATGGGCATCGGAATCACCGAAGAGCAGAGGGAGTTGGCACAGGCCGTACGGGGGTGGCTGGCGCGCGCCGTGCCGTCGGAGGAGATACGCAAGCTCCTCGACGCGGACGCCCCCGATTCCCCCGGCGTGCGCCCCGGGTACTGGGACGGGCTGGCCGAGCAGGGCCTCCTCGCCATCCATCTGCCCGAGGAGTGCGGAGGCGGGGGCGGCCAACTCCTCGATCTGGCCGTGGTCCTGGAGGAGGCGGGCCGGGCCGCGCTTCCGGGCCCGTATCTGGCGAGCGTCCTCGCCTCCGCCGTACTGCACACGGCGGGCTCGGGCGAACCGACGAGAGAGCCGGCAGGCGAACCGGTACGCGAACCGGTACCCGAGCCGGCAGGCGAACCAGTACATGTACCCGTACGCGAATCGGCAAGCGGACCGGTGGGTGGGCCGGTGCGTGACCTGATCCACGGCCTTGCCGCCGGCGCACGCGTCGGCGCCGTCGCGCTCGGCCCCGGCACCCTCACCGCCGTCGAGCACGGCGACGGCCATCTGCTCGACGGCACCGCCCCGCCCGTCCTCTCCGGCGCCGACGCCGACCTCCTCCTGCTCTCCGCCGAATCGGCCACCGGCACCCTCTGGTTCGCCGTCGACGCCGACGCCGAAGGGCTGACCGTCCGCCCGCACCGCAGCGCCGACCCGACCCGCCCCACGGCCGAGATCCGCGCCGAGGGCGTACTTGTTCCCGCGGAACGCGTCGTACGGACCGACACCGCGCGCGTCCGCGACCTCGCCGCCGTCCTCTTCTCCGCCGAGGCGTGCGGAACCGCGGCCAAGGCGCTGCACACCGCAACCGAACACGCCAAGGTCCGCGAGCAGTTCGGCCGCCCCATCGGGCAGTTCCAGGGCATCAAGCACCTCTGCGCCGACATGCTCGTACGGGTCGAGCGGGCCCGCGCGCTGGTGTGGGACGCGGCCCGCGCCGCCGAAGAGGCTGAAGGGGAGGCGACCTTGGACGTACGCTCCATGGTCGCCGCCCTCGCCGCGTCGGACGCCCTCGACGCCGCGTACGGCTGCGCCAAGGACTGTATTCAGATCCTCGGCGGCATCGGCTTCACCTGGGAGCACGACGCCCACCTGTATCTGCGCCGGACCGTGATGGCCCGGCAACTGCTGGGGGCCGGTGACGCCCACCGGCTGCGGGCCGTCCGGCTGGCCGAGAGCGGGGCGCGCCGCGAACTCGCCCTCGAACTTCCCGCCGGGGCCGCGGCGTACCGGGCCGAGGCACGCGAGGCCGTAGCCGTCGCCCGCGGTCTCGACCCGAAGGCCGCCCGTCGCGCGCTCGCGCCGACCGGATACGCCGCCCCCTACCTCCCCGACCCCTACGGTCTCGGCGCCGGACCCGTCCAACAACTCGTCGTACAACAGGAGTTGAAGGAACAGGGCGTGAAGCTGAGCGATCTCGGGATCGCCACCTGGGTCGTCCCCTCGCTCCTCGCCCACGGCACGGCAGCACAGCAGGACCGCTATCTGCTGCCCACCCTGCGCGGCGAGCTCCTCTGGTGCCAACTGTTCTCCGAGCCCGGCGCGGGCTCCGACCTCGCCTCGCTCCGGACGAGGGCGGAGCGGACCGGCGAAGGCTGGCGGATCAACGGACAGAAGGTGTGGACGAGCGCCGCCCAGTGGGCCGACCACGGAATCCTGCTGGCCAGGACCGACCCGGACGCCCCCAAGCACCAGGGCCTCAGCTACTTCCTCGTCGACATGAAGAACACCGAGGGCATCGACATCCGCCCGCTGAAGGAGATCACCGGCGACTCCCTCTTCAACGAGGTGTACTTCGACGACGTCCTGTTGCCCGCCGACGCCGTCGTCGGCGAGATCGACGACGGCTGGCGGGTCGCCCGCAACACCCTCGGCAACGAACGCGTCCACATGGCCGACCAGATGACCTTCGACACCGGCCTGGAAGCACTGATCGCCCGCTCCGGCGAACTCGACGGCACGTACCGGGCCCGGATCGGAGCACTCGCGGCCGAGGCCCACGCACTCGCCTGCATCGGACTGCGGACCACCCTGCAACAGGTCTCGGGACTCGAACCGGGCGCGGGAGCCTCCGTACGCAAGCTCGTCCAGACCGCCCACCAGCAGAAGGTCGCCGAACTGGCCCTCGAACTCCTCGGCCCGGCCGGCGCGGTCGGCGAAGGGGCGGGGGAGCGGGCCCTGCACGGCTTCCTGATGTCCCGCTGTCTGACCATCGCGGGCGGCACCACGCAGGTTCAGCTCAATGTCGTCGCCGAGCGCATCCTCGGCCTCCCGCGCGATTGA
- a CDS encoding ABC transporter permease, with translation MYRYIVLEIRRTLRDGFFLIFGTGMPVMMYLLFTNIGGGDGVDGWKTASMVGMAAYGALGSAMSIGTGVASDKTLGWLQQLRVTPLAPSQVVVGRAISGSVTVLPTILTVLLAGGLLNGVRLDAWQWITLALLLWIGALPFTLLGLGNGYRLTPQGTGVVNVACLMGFAIVGGLWFPLELLPKWLRSVGRFTPANRFADLGWATTDGHAPGTGTVVVLCAWLLLFGTYAVISYRRSARTV, from the coding sequence ATGTACCGCTACATCGTGCTCGAAATCCGCCGGACCCTGCGCGACGGTTTCTTCCTGATCTTCGGGACCGGGATGCCGGTGATGATGTACCTGCTCTTCACCAACATCGGCGGGGGCGACGGCGTCGACGGCTGGAAGACCGCCTCGATGGTCGGCATGGCCGCGTACGGGGCACTGGGCTCCGCCATGTCGATCGGTACGGGGGTCGCCTCCGACAAGACGCTCGGCTGGCTCCAGCAGCTGCGGGTCACCCCCCTCGCCCCTTCGCAGGTGGTCGTGGGGCGGGCCATCAGCGGCTCGGTGACCGTCCTGCCGACGATCCTGACGGTGCTGCTGGCCGGTGGACTGCTCAACGGGGTGCGGCTGGACGCCTGGCAGTGGATCACGCTGGCGCTGCTGCTGTGGATCGGCGCGCTGCCGTTCACGCTGCTCGGCCTCGGCAACGGCTACCGGCTCACCCCGCAGGGCACCGGAGTGGTCAACGTGGCCTGCTTGATGGGCTTCGCGATCGTCGGCGGGCTGTGGTTCCCGCTGGAGCTGCTGCCAAAATGGCTGCGCTCCGTCGGCAGGTTCACCCCTGCCAACCGGTTCGCGGATCTGGGCTGGGCGACCACCGACGGGCACGCGCCCGGCACCGGAACGGTCGTGGTCCTCTGCGCATGGCTCCTGCTGTTCGGTACGTACGCCGTGATCTCCTACCGTCGGTCCGCGAGGACCGTATGA